One Bifidobacterium crudilactis genomic region harbors:
- a CDS encoding thiazole synthase translates to MTSEHTTAQADVASSCAQGTSSGALQLDELVGSATNTALLPAPNKHAFDDLATGEQDPLMLGGHAFSSRFILGSGRYDLSLIEAAIENAGTQIITMALRRCRTAENNLLDYIPDGITLLPNTSGAHDAGEAVRIARLAREVCGTDFIKVEIEHESRYLLPDNAETIKATEILAAEGFVVMPYMLPDPLAATQLEDAGAACVMPLGSLIGSNKGLGARDLIEVIIDNASVPVIIDAGIGRPSQAAQAMEMGADAIMAYTAIASARNIPVMARAFKHAVQAGREAYLAGLGIVTHGHAVASSPTEESDYLGASSAS, encoded by the coding sequence ATGACTTCGGAACACACCACGGCGCAGGCTGATGTCGCTAGCTCCTGCGCGCAGGGGACCTCCTCGGGCGCGTTGCAGCTCGACGAACTCGTCGGCTCGGCCACCAACACCGCTCTGCTGCCCGCACCGAACAAACACGCCTTCGATGATCTGGCGACAGGGGAGCAGGATCCGCTGATGCTCGGCGGCCACGCATTCTCCAGCCGCTTCATTCTCGGTTCCGGACGCTATGATCTTTCCCTGATCGAGGCGGCCATCGAGAACGCCGGGACGCAGATCATCACGATGGCCTTGCGTCGCTGCAGGACTGCGGAGAACAATCTGCTTGACTACATCCCGGACGGCATCACGCTGCTTCCCAACACCTCCGGTGCACATGATGCAGGTGAGGCGGTTCGCATAGCCAGACTGGCCAGAGAGGTGTGCGGCACGGATTTCATCAAGGTCGAAATCGAGCATGAAAGCAGGTATCTTCTGCCGGACAATGCCGAGACGATTAAGGCGACCGAGATACTCGCGGCCGAAGGCTTCGTGGTGATGCCCTATATGCTTCCCGACCCTTTGGCCGCGACGCAACTGGAGGATGCCGGTGCGGCGTGCGTGATGCCTTTGGGGTCGTTGATAGGGTCGAACAAGGGTCTGGGAGCGCGTGATCTCATCGAGGTCATCATCGACAACGCTTCTGTTCCGGTGATTATCGATGCGGGGATAGGCCGTCCCAGCCAGGCTGCTCAGGCCATGGAAATGGGTGCCGACGCCATTATGGCGTATACGGCGATTGCCAGCGCGAGGAATATCCCGGTGATGGCCCGAGCGTTCAAACATGCCGTGCAGGCGGGGAGAGAGGCCTACCTTGCGGGCCTGGGCATAGTCACGCACGGTCATGCGGTCGCGTCGAGTCCGACCGAGGAATCCGATTATCTGGGGGCTTCTTCGGCATCCTGA
- a CDS encoding aldo/keto reductase — protein MATSSMHRMNFAGVDIPRLGMGCMALSIEGRPERDTAITTIHSALDAGVRYLDTAWSYYLPEYRPARSAQTPSWHQSPATSGGNDYRSDYGERLVHDALSTWKGAQDEVLVASKIGWSRTVDAQGRYGWKADARPETIISQAKESAHRLGVESFGLLYSHCNDPQVPYDEQMEAFRRLVDEGVARAIGISRVDNADIDVALRVLGKDLIAVQNQFSPSYPDPLHTMEHCEKHDLAFVCWSPLGGFLDPVDAQAYEAFKAIAAECGVSYQRVVLAWELSKYDRLITIPSARNPHEIRDSFAATQLTLSDEELRRLP, from the coding sequence ATGGCCACGTCATCAATGCATAGGATGAACTTCGCGGGAGTCGACATCCCACGTCTGGGCATGGGATGCATGGCGCTGTCCATCGAAGGACGCCCCGAACGAGACACCGCCATCACCACCATCCACAGCGCTCTGGATGCGGGAGTGCGTTATCTTGACACCGCCTGGTCATACTACCTGCCTGAATACCGTCCGGCCCGGTCCGCTCAGACGCCATCCTGGCATCAATCCCCGGCTACGAGCGGGGGAAACGATTATCGTTCGGACTACGGCGAGCGCTTGGTGCACGACGCGCTGAGCACATGGAAGGGCGCGCAGGACGAGGTTCTGGTGGCGAGCAAAATCGGATGGTCCCGAACCGTGGACGCCCAAGGCCGGTACGGCTGGAAAGCCGACGCGCGTCCGGAAACGATTATCTCGCAGGCGAAGGAATCGGCGCATCGTCTGGGCGTGGAGAGCTTCGGGCTGCTGTATTCACATTGCAACGACCCGCAGGTCCCCTATGACGAGCAGATGGAGGCCTTTCGCCGCTTGGTCGATGAGGGCGTGGCCCGCGCCATCGGTATCTCAAGAGTCGATAACGCCGATATCGACGTAGCCCTGCGCGTTCTCGGCAAGGACCTCATCGCCGTACAGAACCAGTTCTCACCGTCATATCCCGACCCTCTGCACACCATGGAGCACTGCGAGAAACACGACCTGGCCTTCGTATGCTGGTCTCCCCTGGGAGGATTCCTCGACCCGGTGGACGCGCAGGCCTACGAAGCATTCAAGGCCATCGCCGCGGAATGTGGTGTCTCATATCAGCGCGTGGTGCTCGCCTGGGAGCTGTCGAAATACGACCGACTGATCACCATTCCCAGCGCACGCAACCCTCATGAGATACGGGATTCCTTCGCTGCCACACAGCTGACGCTCAGCGACGAGGAGCTGCGGAGATTGCCCTGA
- a CDS encoding PhzA/PhzB family protein, producing the protein MSTAPASGSTGTTGRDDSASPSAEASPSVEEQRIRNREVVERFLHSGHGESLLRRHELFCEDGIAGLWTSDSGEPVFAQGRDDIALYDVWSSEHFPDWQWSNIRIWSTDDVNQFWAECDGGGTLMLPGHEAVPYQNHFIYSFEMRAGRIAREREFMNPITEMKALGMQTPSIELGDFPQGDSPVAESTPDVSIGEASTQDASQTHIAGR; encoded by the coding sequence ATGAGCACAGCACCCGCATCAGGCAGCACCGGGACCACCGGCCGCGACGATTCCGCATCCCCTTCCGCCGAGGCATCCCCTTCCGTCGAAGAGCAGCGTATCCGCAACCGCGAGGTGGTCGAGCGTTTTCTGCATTCGGGACACGGCGAGTCTCTGCTGCGCCGACACGAACTCTTCTGCGAGGACGGCATAGCCGGTCTTTGGACATCCGACAGCGGTGAACCGGTGTTCGCACAGGGCCGGGACGACATCGCCCTCTACGACGTGTGGTCGTCCGAGCATTTCCCGGATTGGCAGTGGAGCAATATCCGCATATGGTCGACCGACGACGTCAACCAGTTCTGGGCGGAATGCGACGGCGGCGGAACGCTGATGCTCCCCGGTCATGAAGCCGTTCCGTACCAGAACCATTTCATCTACTCCTTCGAAATGCGCGCGGGAAGGATTGCGAGAGAACGCGAATTCATGAATCCCATCACCGAGATGAAGGCTCTGGGTATGCAGACGCCCAGCATAGAGCTCGGTGATTTCCCGCAAGGCGATTCCCCCGTTGCCGAATCCACTCCGGATGTTTCCATTGGAGAGGCTTCCACTCAAGATGCTTCGCAAACTCATATAGCAGGTCGCTGA
- a CDS encoding energy-coupling factor ABC transporter ATP-binding protein: MMNSAEIAFQDVSYRVDGNSIITDLSCRLQVSRLAVLGTNGSGKSSFLRLIDGLEQASSGTISVMGINPAKQAKDLHRRVGFVFTNPDTQIIMPTVREDVAFSLRGMKLSKEAGELRVEQCLRTFGLSEHAQTPAHSLSGGQKQMLALASVLLRGPELVIADEPTTMLDLPNAQLIGDYLIDHLARPVIIATHDLALASRCDYAVRFANGRLVEEGPAQEVIEHYRQDCAQRYRQFTAQSPEVFR, translated from the coding sequence ATGATGAACTCGGCAGAAATCGCGTTCCAAGACGTCAGTTACCGTGTCGACGGCAACAGCATCATCACTGATCTCAGCTGTCGTCTGCAGGTGTCACGACTTGCCGTGCTCGGCACCAATGGCTCCGGAAAATCCAGCTTCCTGAGGCTCATCGACGGTCTGGAACAGGCATCGTCGGGCACCATATCGGTTATGGGCATCAACCCTGCCAAACAGGCCAAGGACCTGCACCGACGCGTAGGCTTCGTGTTCACCAACCCTGACACCCAGATCATCATGCCCACGGTTCGTGAGGATGTCGCCTTTTCCCTGCGCGGCATGAAACTCAGCAAAGAGGCCGGCGAACTCCGAGTCGAGCAGTGTCTGCGCACATTCGGATTGTCGGAACACGCGCAGACGCCGGCGCACAGTCTGTCCGGAGGACAGAAGCAGATGCTCGCCCTGGCTTCGGTGCTGCTGCGAGGCCCTGAACTCGTCATCGCCGATGAGCCGACCACCATGCTCGACCTGCCGAACGCACAACTGATCGGCGACTATCTTATCGACCATCTCGCTCGTCCGGTCATCATCGCCACACACGATCTGGCGCTGGCTTCACGTTGTGATTACGCGGTGCGATTCGCAAACGGCCGACTCGTGGAGGAAGGTCCCGCGCAGGAGGTCATCGAGCACTATCGTCAGGACTGCGCACAGCGGTACCGGCAATTCACCGCCCAGTCCCCCGAGGTCTTCCGATGA
- a CDS encoding biotin transporter BioY, whose translation MTTHRFDNRDLARIAVFTAILAAFSFIRIPIGPVPITMQNLAVMLAGTVLGPWLGALAVLLFLALVLVGLPLLGGNGGFAVFVGPTAGYLLGFALGALIVGLIAHQGHRLTWWKTALACVCGGMLVPYLCGIPVTAAVLGQNIANTAWSAAAFVPGDIVKIVLATVITGALWKAYPSAFPASLRRRIA comes from the coding sequence ATGACCACTCACCGTTTCGACAACCGAGATCTCGCCAGAATAGCCGTCTTCACCGCCATTCTCGCAGCCTTCAGCTTCATCCGCATCCCGATTGGACCGGTGCCCATCACGATGCAGAATCTTGCCGTAATGCTCGCCGGCACTGTTCTCGGACCGTGGCTCGGTGCTTTGGCCGTGCTACTCTTCCTGGCTTTGGTACTCGTCGGATTGCCACTGCTGGGAGGCAACGGAGGCTTCGCGGTATTCGTCGGTCCAACCGCCGGATATCTACTCGGTTTTGCGCTCGGAGCACTGATCGTGGGACTCATCGCACATCAGGGGCACCGTCTGACATGGTGGAAGACGGCCCTCGCCTGCGTCTGCGGAGGCATGCTTGTTCCATATCTCTGCGGCATACCGGTCACCGCCGCGGTCCTCGGGCAGAACATCGCCAACACTGCTTGGAGCGCGGCGGCCTTCGTACCCGGTGACATCGTCAAAATCGTTCTGGCCACGGTGATCACAGGAGCGTTGTGGAAGGCGTATCCCTCGGCGTTCCCGGCATCCTTGCGTCGGCGCATCGCCTGA
- a CDS encoding energy-coupling factor transporter transmembrane component T family protein, translating into MIASLYRPGDSPLHRCPALWKLLVLFVAGVSLAIPFARWWVLGAVSVLCVIAFIIGGFGITELFRQAWNARWILAFTIIAQVFFQSWQRMSANTLRVLDVVLLASLVTLSTPVSELLDGMLSLLRPLSRLGVNTDAIALVTALTLSAIPLVSADMRAVREAHIARGGHGGVMAWAVPLLVISLKQADELADAMDARGI; encoded by the coding sequence ATGATTGCCTCGCTCTATCGCCCAGGTGACAGCCCCTTGCACCGATGCCCCGCGCTCTGGAAACTGCTCGTCCTATTCGTCGCCGGGGTAAGTCTGGCCATCCCCTTCGCGCGATGGTGGGTTCTGGGCGCGGTGAGCGTGCTGTGCGTCATCGCATTCATCATCGGCGGATTCGGCATCACGGAATTGTTCAGACAAGCCTGGAATGCGAGATGGATTCTGGCATTCACCATCATCGCGCAGGTTTTTTTCCAATCATGGCAACGGATGAGCGCCAATACCCTGCGAGTGCTCGACGTGGTGCTGCTCGCATCGTTGGTCACTTTGAGCACACCCGTATCCGAGTTGCTCGACGGGATGCTCTCATTGTTACGGCCTCTGAGCCGCCTGGGCGTCAACACCGACGCCATCGCCCTGGTGACCGCCCTGACCTTGAGCGCCATCCCGCTGGTAAGCGCCGATATGCGTGCCGTTCGTGAAGCGCATATCGCCCGCGGCGGGCATGGCGGCGTGATGGCATGGGCCGTCCCGCTGCTGGTCATCAGTCTCAAACAGGCCGATGAACTCGCGGACGCCATGGATGCGAGAGGCATCTGA
- a CDS encoding acyl-CoA carboxylase subunit beta translates to MTDIIDMANTKPADLSVSIAPRQSAARGATADEVKKQPVREAIIRAAELARGAEEHARGRQHAKGKHTARERLDLLFDTDTFQEIGRFAGGDIAKGKAGSAVITGFGEIYGRKVGVYAQDFSVRGGTLGTAEGIKICHLMDMALDMKVPVVSLIDSGGARIQEGVAALTQYGRIFRKTCEASGFIPQISVILGPCAGGAVYCPALTDLIVMTKENSNMFVTGPDVVKAATGETISMDELGGGYVHSTKSGVAHYLGEDEADAIDYARSVLAYLPSSSDQQAPTYAYASGHAEREAAKRLKTIVPENDRQPYDVLDVIRGIVDYGEFVQVHELFAQSAVVGFACIAGKPVGIVANQPAVSAGILDVDASEKVARFVRLCDAFNLPVVTLVDVPGYKPGSDQEHAGIIRRGAKVIYAYANAQVPMVTVILRKAFGGAYIVMGSKAIGADMNFAWPTSQIAVLGATGAVNIIHRKDMQKAKEAGQDVDALRDRLASEYEASTVNANLSLEMGEIDAMIDPEQTREVIEESLGMLASKRRIRRTDKHHGNQPL, encoded by the coding sequence ATGACCGACATCATCGATATGGCGAATACCAAACCCGCCGACCTTTCCGTATCCATCGCTCCCCGGCAGTCGGCGGCTCGGGGCGCCACGGCAGACGAAGTGAAAAAACAGCCGGTGCGCGAGGCCATCATCCGTGCCGCCGAATTGGCGCGCGGAGCAGAGGAGCACGCACGGGGACGTCAGCATGCCAAGGGCAAGCACACGGCCCGTGAACGCCTCGACCTGCTGTTCGATACAGACACCTTCCAGGAGATCGGTCGCTTCGCAGGCGGGGATATCGCCAAAGGCAAGGCCGGTTCCGCGGTCATCACCGGTTTCGGTGAGATATACGGACGCAAGGTGGGTGTGTACGCGCAGGACTTCTCCGTTCGCGGAGGCACGCTCGGCACGGCTGAAGGCATCAAGATCTGCCATCTGATGGATATGGCCCTCGACATGAAGGTCCCTGTCGTCTCCCTGATCGATTCGGGCGGCGCTCGCATTCAGGAGGGTGTGGCCGCGCTCACGCAATACGGGCGTATCTTCCGCAAGACCTGCGAAGCCAGCGGGTTCATCCCGCAGATTTCCGTCATCCTCGGCCCCTGCGCGGGCGGTGCGGTGTATTGCCCGGCCTTGACCGATCTGATCGTAATGACCAAGGAAAACTCGAATATGTTCGTCACCGGTCCGGATGTGGTGAAAGCCGCGACCGGCGAGACCATCAGCATGGACGAACTCGGCGGCGGATATGTGCACAGCACGAAATCCGGTGTCGCGCATTACCTCGGCGAGGACGAGGCGGATGCCATCGACTATGCCAGAAGCGTCCTGGCGTATCTGCCGTCCAGCAGCGACCAACAGGCACCGACCTACGCCTACGCCTCCGGGCATGCCGAGCGAGAGGCCGCCAAACGGCTGAAAACCATCGTTCCGGAAAACGACAGGCAACCCTATGATGTGCTTGACGTGATTCGAGGCATCGTGGATTACGGCGAATTCGTCCAGGTCCATGAACTCTTCGCCCAGTCGGCGGTCGTCGGCTTTGCCTGCATCGCCGGGAAGCCCGTAGGCATCGTCGCCAATCAGCCTGCCGTCAGCGCGGGCATTCTCGATGTGGACGCCTCGGAAAAGGTGGCGCGTTTCGTCAGACTGTGCGACGCATTCAACCTCCCCGTGGTGACCTTGGTCGACGTACCCGGGTACAAACCGGGAAGCGACCAGGAGCATGCGGGCATCATCCGCCGCGGCGCCAAAGTCATCTATGCCTACGCCAACGCCCAGGTGCCCATGGTGACGGTGATTCTGCGCAAGGCCTTCGGCGGCGCATACATCGTGATGGGTTCAAAGGCCATTGGCGCGGATATGAATTTCGCCTGGCCCACCTCCCAGATAGCGGTGCTTGGTGCGACGGGAGCCGTCAACATCATTCACCGTAAGGACATGCAGAAGGCCAAGGAAGCCGGACAGGACGTCGACGCTCTGCGTGACAGACTGGCGTCGGAATACGAGGCCAGCACGGTCAACGCCAACCTTTCCCTGGAAATGGGTGAGATTGACGCGATGATCGACCCCGAGCAGACTCGTGAGGTCATCGAGGAATCGCTCGGCATGCTCGCCAGCAAACGGCGCATCAGGCGCACCGATAAGCACCACGGGAACCAGCCTCTATGA
- a CDS encoding biotin--[acetyl-CoA-carboxylase] ligase: MSYQDRVMASAAPRTAAVVSSIKVMDSVDSTNSLLRRALTLGDRRDARSLIAGLFDQSGEGAGSTPSEDSLPISVATSDVQTQCHGRLGRPWSNKPGESFMVSWVLPAPCSIVQGEYVGWLTMIAGLSVQAGIREVLSSCGAQALREESELSLKWPNDIFVNGRKLGGILSEMVPIDEQWSAVLFGVGINMFMGQADLPIDLATSLQLEYAPLPAYEELRDRLAAAISVELHNRLAAFYDDPEGYALQSHDMLSTESWTIGRQVKASLASGESVIGRALRIDDDASLVIKCHDGSERTVTTGDVGVLPG; encoded by the coding sequence ATGTCTTATCAAGATCGAGTTATGGCCTCTGCGGCACCCCGGACGGCGGCGGTGGTGTCTTCGATCAAGGTGATGGACAGTGTCGATTCGACCAATTCACTGCTGCGTCGGGCCCTTACTCTGGGCGACCGCAGAGATGCCCGCTCGCTGATAGCCGGTCTGTTCGACCAGAGCGGGGAGGGTGCGGGAAGCACCCCGTCGGAGGATTCCCTGCCGATCAGTGTGGCGACTTCCGATGTGCAGACCCAATGCCACGGACGTTTGGGACGGCCCTGGTCGAACAAGCCCGGTGAATCCTTCATGGTGTCCTGGGTGTTGCCCGCTCCCTGCTCAATAGTGCAGGGGGAATACGTCGGGTGGCTGACGATGATCGCCGGATTATCCGTTCAGGCAGGGATCAGAGAGGTCCTGAGCTCGTGCGGGGCGCAGGCCTTGCGCGAAGAATCCGAACTGTCGTTGAAATGGCCTAACGACATTTTCGTCAACGGTCGTAAGTTGGGCGGTATCCTCAGCGAGATGGTGCCGATCGACGAACAATGGTCGGCGGTCCTCTTCGGCGTAGGTATCAACATGTTCATGGGCCAGGCCGATCTGCCGATTGACCTCGCCACATCCCTGCAGTTGGAATACGCGCCGCTGCCCGCTTACGAAGAGTTACGAGACAGGCTCGCTGCGGCGATCAGCGTGGAACTGCACAATCGACTCGCCGCATTCTATGACGATCCCGAGGGCTATGCCCTGCAGTCGCACGACATGCTGAGTACGGAGAGCTGGACCATCGGGCGACAGGTGAAAGCCAGCCTTGCCTCCGGAGAAAGCGTTATCGGCAGAGCATTGCGCATTGACGACGATGCTTCGCTGGTCATCAAGTGCCACGACGGGTCGGAACGCACGGTCACCACAGGCGATGTCGGGGTGCTGCCAGGGTGA
- a CDS encoding ATP-binding protein has protein sequence MKKLLIANRGEIALRVVRTAQEMGIATVAVYAEQDRNAPYAQMADEAYLLPGDTNIQTYLNEDLIVSVADRAGADALHPGYGFLSEFSSFAAKVKNAGISWVGPDPSVLDELGDKITACKVAERAKVPVVPGIAEPVSNMRTLLDFANTSGYPVMMKKADGGGGRGITLIRNDDELRAFYMNHDALQGGDLGDYFIEKFVDRARHVETQSGRDSHGNFTVYSTRDCSVQRRNQKLVEEAPAPFLPKDTIAQLEGFSHRLFDTVGYVGLGTCEFLVTPANKVYFMEVNPRLQVEHTVSEEVCGLDLVREQLNIADGGNLTQAPAPRGHSFELRITSEDPATNLTPSAGTLEGISWPTGPGIRVDSGVEVGDTVSPKDDSMMGKVIITAQNRLAAVARVRRALREMSIEGVPTPASLFQKIFTNPEFTAEDHSFDVSTKWLERNYLNVEPKTTTAGQPASVSGEGESRNKDSVETFTIEVDDKRVKLAVPQTMFAGMGAGSASSRGARRPTQPLRGHGLHDVAKQTQHTDSSRSGVIVATMQAVVTRINVAQGQKVDKGDLLVVLESMKMENYVYAPCSGTVSEVEISVADGVDPGETLVKLDVQASAAGKGSDDGQTGDGSDSQEPASTEQDATEEGATA, from the coding sequence ATGAAGAAGCTGCTAATTGCCAACCGAGGGGAAATCGCGTTGCGCGTCGTGCGCACCGCGCAGGAGATGGGAATCGCGACCGTGGCGGTGTACGCCGAACAGGATCGCAACGCGCCCTATGCGCAGATGGCCGATGAAGCCTATCTGCTGCCGGGTGACACGAATATCCAGACCTATCTCAACGAGGACCTGATCGTGTCGGTCGCCGATCGCGCCGGTGCGGATGCCTTGCACCCCGGGTACGGCTTCCTATCCGAATTCTCATCCTTCGCCGCCAAGGTGAAGAATGCCGGAATCTCGTGGGTCGGCCCCGACCCGAGCGTGCTTGACGAACTGGGCGACAAAATCACCGCCTGCAAGGTGGCGGAACGGGCGAAGGTGCCTGTGGTCCCGGGCATCGCCGAGCCTGTCAGTAATATGCGCACATTGCTGGATTTCGCCAATACCAGCGGCTATCCGGTGATGATGAAAAAGGCCGACGGCGGCGGCGGACGCGGCATCACGCTGATTCGCAACGATGACGAGCTTCGCGCCTTCTACATGAATCACGATGCGCTCCAGGGCGGAGACCTGGGCGACTACTTCATCGAGAAGTTCGTCGACCGTGCACGTCATGTGGAAACCCAGTCGGGCAGGGATTCCCACGGCAACTTCACCGTGTACTCAACCCGCGACTGCTCGGTGCAGCGTCGAAACCAGAAACTGGTCGAGGAGGCGCCGGCGCCCTTCCTCCCCAAAGACACCATCGCCCAGCTTGAGGGATTCTCGCATCGACTGTTCGACACGGTCGGCTATGTGGGTCTGGGCACCTGCGAGTTCCTGGTCACTCCGGCGAACAAGGTCTACTTCATGGAGGTCAACCCCCGTCTGCAGGTGGAGCACACCGTGAGCGAAGAGGTGTGCGGTCTGGACCTGGTCCGTGAACAGCTGAACATCGCCGACGGCGGCAATCTGACGCAGGCTCCGGCACCACGCGGGCACAGCTTTGAATTGCGCATTACCAGTGAGGACCCGGCGACCAATCTGACGCCGAGCGCAGGAACGCTCGAAGGTATCAGCTGGCCTACCGGTCCCGGAATTCGCGTGGATTCGGGCGTCGAAGTGGGGGACACGGTCTCCCCGAAGGACGATTCGATGATGGGCAAGGTGATCATCACCGCACAGAACCGCTTGGCGGCTGTCGCACGCGTCCGTCGTGCGCTGCGAGAGATGAGCATAGAGGGCGTGCCCACACCGGCCAGCCTGTTCCAGAAGATTTTCACGAATCCCGAATTCACCGCCGAGGACCACTCCTTCGATGTGTCGACCAAATGGTTGGAGCGGAACTACCTCAACGTCGAGCCCAAGACGACCACGGCCGGGCAGCCTGCTTCGGTCAGCGGCGAAGGCGAGAGCCGTAACAAGGACAGCGTCGAGACCTTCACCATCGAAGTGGACGACAAGCGTGTGAAACTGGCGGTTCCCCAGACGATGTTCGCCGGTATGGGCGCTGGTTCCGCTTCGTCGCGTGGTGCCCGCCGACCAACGCAGCCTCTGCGCGGACATGGTCTGCACGACGTGGCCAAGCAGACCCAGCATACGGATTCCAGCCGGTCCGGGGTGATCGTCGCCACCATGCAGGCCGTCGTCACCAGAATCAATGTGGCACAAGGCCAGAAGGTCGACAAAGGTGATCTGCTGGTCGTGCTCGAATCCATGAAAATGGAAAACTACGTCTACGCGCCATGCAGCGGCACCGTGAGCGAAGTCGAGATTTCCGTGGCGGACGGCGTCGACCCGGGCGAGACGCTGGTGAAGCTGGACGTTCAGGCCTCAGCAGCCGGCAAGGGAAGCGATGACGGCCAGACCGGCGACGGCAGCGACTCGCAGGAGCCGGCTTCGACCGAACAGGACGCGACAGAGGAAGGTGCAACAGCATGA
- a CDS encoding holo-ACP synthase codes for MSIDDLPAARVLGLGHDVVDVQAFGEQLDMPGSTFMALFSVRERRQCAMRAQLKGDGEACHLAARWAGKEAVIKAWDEALGELPAPYDVESIPWSRIEILDDSRGRPHVVLSDGVERRLHESLGCGSGSGEDGRIAGQADIVWHLSLSHDGPIASAVALCCRNA; via the coding sequence ATGAGCATTGACGATCTGCCCGCAGCGCGGGTTCTCGGACTGGGGCATGATGTGGTGGATGTGCAGGCCTTCGGAGAGCAACTCGATATGCCTGGTTCCACGTTCATGGCACTGTTCTCGGTGCGTGAACGCAGGCAATGCGCCATGCGTGCTCAACTCAAGGGAGACGGTGAAGCATGCCATCTTGCAGCCCGCTGGGCGGGCAAGGAGGCCGTCATCAAAGCCTGGGACGAAGCTCTCGGGGAGCTGCCTGCGCCATATGACGTCGAATCCATTCCCTGGTCGCGCATCGAGATTCTGGATGATTCCAGGGGGCGTCCGCATGTGGTGCTTTCCGATGGTGTGGAGCGACGGTTGCATGAATCCTTGGGTTGCGGCAGCGGCTCCGGCGAGGATGGCCGCATTGCCGGGCAGGCAGACATCGTCTGGCATCTGTCGCTCAGCCATGACGGTCCCATCGCTTCCGCGGTCGCCCTGTGCTGCCGGAACGCCTGA
- the thiF gene encoding sulfur carrier protein ThiS adenylyltransferase ThiF yields MGIQEAQNVAAARREETRCRAVRDAGNPKDMVDRQELYDALYERHTKQVQDRLDAAHVAIAGLGGLGSTIAVALTRIGVGHLHLVDFDRVDMSNLNRQQYFLRDLGRLKTEALQGNLAQINPFIDVRIDSVAVDEHNVASLFADDDIIAEAFDVPENKSILVNGVLEHLPAAKLLSASGMAGFGSANSIVTRRVSEGFYFCGDGVTAPTPGNGLMAPRVGVVACHEANMITRLILGQDEA; encoded by the coding sequence ATGGGTATCCAGGAAGCTCAGAACGTCGCTGCGGCACGACGTGAGGAGACGCGGTGCAGGGCGGTGCGCGACGCCGGGAATCCCAAAGACATGGTGGATAGGCAGGAGCTGTATGACGCCCTGTATGAGCGCCATACCAAGCAGGTGCAGGATAGGCTTGACGCGGCCCATGTGGCCATTGCTGGCCTTGGTGGTCTGGGGTCGACCATTGCGGTCGCATTGACCCGCATCGGCGTCGGGCATCTGCATCTTGTGGACTTCGACCGGGTTGACATGTCGAATCTCAACCGGCAGCAGTATTTTCTCAGGGATCTCGGCCGTTTGAAAACCGAGGCTCTGCAAGGCAATCTTGCCCAGATAAACCCTTTCATCGATGTGCGGATTGATTCCGTGGCCGTCGATGAGCATAATGTCGCCTCCTTGTTCGCCGATGACGACATCATTGCGGAGGCTTTCGATGTGCCTGAAAACAAAAGCATTCTGGTGAACGGTGTTTTGGAGCATTTGCCCGCTGCAAAGCTGCTGTCCGCATCGGGCATGGCCGGTTTCGGCAGTGCCAACAGCATCGTTACCAGGAGGGTTTCCGAAGGCTTCTATTTCTGTGGCGACGGTGTGACCGCACCCACGCCGGGCAACGGGCTTATGGCTCCCAGGGTCGGCGTGGTCGCATGCCATGAGGCCAATATGATCACCAGACTCATCCTCGGACAGGATGAAGCCTGA